The stretch of DNA TTGTGTCTGCCCGAAGGGCTCATCAACCACCAACCAGCTCCATCACAAGCCCTCGAGAAAACGCAACTTGAATGTTCTTTACTATGTTGTTTTCCTCTTTAGAAGACCATTGGGTGCCCAAAAGACATTATCACGACTTCCCCGATTAAAAAAGGGGGTGGTTTTATGTGAAAGCAGAACTTCTAAACAGCATTTTCGGAAATATTGCTCAATGTATAGAAAGGAAATCGGAGTATGAGTAGAAGATAAGGAGGACTTTTTCTGAGCCCGCGGTTTAAAGCgtgatgagaaaaatatattgaatcagaaatttgaaaacagaaaaaaaaatgtattttaccgtAATTACATAATCGATCTAAATTATTAGTCTTTTACGCGGAATTATTGCGCAATAATAACATATCTAGTATTTCCGTTGACTTAAGTTTCTATTTAGATTCAGGTTATAGGTAAGACGTGTACAATCTAAGGTCTAGTGAGAAAATGTTGTTATTGGTTTGCTGATTAAGTAAAGTTTttgttgaaacattttttattcttttatttttttttctctacaggACATGATGTCAACATGACAATGAAATTCTGCTGACACGGCAAATGTTAGAAGACTTCCCTTGGTGACACCAAGGCCCCGCCGAGATAGGAATCTCACCATCCATTTCttcccgtgtgtgtgtgtcccttGAGCGTTCAAAACTGTTTCTCCAAAGAGTTTTGCAGAAACTAAGACTGTTTTCTAAAGCAGAAGCACCGCAGTCCACGACTGAAGTGATGGGCAGCGTGCGAACCAACCGCTACAGCGTTGTGTCGTCAGAAGAGGACGGAATGAAGCTGGCCACCATGGCAGTTGCGAACGGGTATGGGAACGGCAAAAGCAAAATCCATACCCGACAACAATGCAGGAGCCGCTTCGTCAAGAAGGACGGGCACTGCAATGTTCAGTTCATTAATGTTAGCGAGAAGGGACAGCGTTACTTATCTGACATTTTTACCACGTGTGTAGATATCCGTTGGCGGTGGATGCTGGTGATCTTCTGCCTGGCTTTCGTCCTCTCGTGGCTATTCTTTGGCTGTGTCTTCTGGCTAATTGCGCTTCTTCACGAGGACTTGGGTGCTCCAGAAAACCACAAGCCGTGTGTCACCCAGGTAAACAGTTTCACAGCCGCCTTCCTCTTCTCCATCGAGACACAGACGACCATCGGTTATGGCTTCAGGTGCGTCACCGACGAGTGCCCGCTTGCGGTGTTCATGGTAGTGTTCCAGTCTATCGTTGGATGCATCATCGACGCCTTCATCATCGGTGCCGTTATGGCTAAAATGGCAAAGCCGAAAAAGAGAAACGAGACCCTCGTGTTCAGCAACAACGCTGTCATAGCCATGAGGGACGGTAAACTGTGCTTGATGTGGCGTGTTGGGAACCTGAGGAAGAGCCATCTGGTAGAAGCGCACGTCCGAGCTCAGCTTCTGAAATCCCGCATCACGTCAGAAGGCGAGTACATCCCTTTAGATCAAATAGACATTAACGTTGGATTTGACAGCGGAATAGACAGAATTTTCTTAGTTTCCCCCATTACCATTGTACACGAAATTGACGAAGAAAGTCCTCTGTATGATTTGAGCAAACAGGACCTGGACAATTCTGACTTTGAAATTGTTGTGATATTGGAAGGCATGGTAGAGGCGACAGCAATGACCACCCAGTGCCGGAGCTCATATCTGGCAAGCGAAATATTCTGGGGCCACAGGTATGAGCCTGTTCTTTTCGAAGAGAAGAATTACTACAAGGTGGACTATTCGAGGTTCCACAAAACCTATGAAGTGCCCAACACCCCTATTTGTAGCGCCAGAGACTTAGCAGAGAAGAAGTACATCATTTCGAACGCAAACACGTTTTGCTACGAGAATGAAGTATCGCTAACGAGCAAAGAGGAGGAAGGCAGCGAGACCGGGGTAGCGGATAGCATGAGCACGGAAATGCATCCTGAGATGGACCATCACAACCAGGTTCCTCTTGAGCCTAGGCCTTTAAGGCGGGAATCAGAAATATGACTAATGAACCGTTGCCTTCAGCTTGGCAAATTGTTTGGTCAGCGCCTAATGCTGAAAAGGGACCCAACGCGGTTTTCTGACGTCTGTACTGTCGAACCGAGGTTTCAAATGAATGCGACCTTCAACTAAAACCAACAGGAAAGCAACCGCAAGTGCAGATGAGAAAGGTTTGGGTTGGGGCAACGTAAGCTGGAACGTTCCAGGTCGCTGGACGAGGTCCCACTACGCATTGTGATACGGAGGGGCAGCGTTCCGTGCGGTGATGCCCCGGATATTGCTAGGGCGGATCATGAAATGATCACCATAGATCGTAGAAACACCATCTCGGTCTCTGGGTCGCCCCCCCGGAGTAACTTCGACTCTCCCTGCCCTTCCAACAGTTGTATCGAGACCTTACACACATTGCGTTTTTCATGGACGGACAACTGAGACAGAGCACTAAAAAACATTCAAGTGTA from Spea bombifrons isolate aSpeBom1 chromosome 13, aSpeBom1.2.pri, whole genome shotgun sequence encodes:
- the KCNJ2 gene encoding inward rectifier potassium channel 2; the protein is MGSVRTNRYSVVSSEEDGMKLATMAVANGYGNGKSKIHTRQQCRSRFVKKDGHCNVQFINVSEKGQRYLSDIFTTCVDIRWRWMLVIFCLAFVLSWLFFGCVFWLIALLHEDLGAPENHKPCVTQVNSFTAAFLFSIETQTTIGYGFRCVTDECPLAVFMVVFQSIVGCIIDAFIIGAVMAKMAKPKKRNETLVFSNNAVIAMRDGKLCLMWRVGNLRKSHLVEAHVRAQLLKSRITSEGEYIPLDQIDINVGFDSGIDRIFLVSPITIVHEIDEESPLYDLSKQDLDNSDFEIVVILEGMVEATAMTTQCRSSYLASEIFWGHRYEPVLFEEKNYYKVDYSRFHKTYEVPNTPICSARDLAEKKYIISNANTFCYENEVSLTSKEEEGSETGVADSMSTEMHPEMDHHNQVPLEPRPLRRESEI